The following coding sequences are from one Caminibacter pacificus window:
- a CDS encoding response regulator transcription factor, protein MKIAVIEDDISLNRLIVKTLKDNGYDAKAFYDGESILKSKEKFDLYLIDINLPKVGGLDLLDYLSPAVVISAYIKGSIIDTAFKKGAIDYIKKPFVKEELLHKLNKIFPKEIKIKNYTLKPSQRVLISNNTYSILTKNEVNFLMLFKNKDFATLDEIINATGKEGNSLYIFITRLKKKTGIEFENIKGYGYKIKT, encoded by the coding sequence ATGAAAATTGCAGTAATTGAAGACGATATTTCTCTTAACCGACTTATAGTAAAAACCCTAAAAGACAACGGATATGACGCAAAGGCATTTTATGATGGGGAAAGTATATTAAAATCCAAAGAAAAATTCGACCTCTATCTTATAGATATAAACTTACCTAAAGTAGGAGGGCTAGACCTACTTGATTACCTTTCTCCGGCAGTAGTAATATCAGCCTACATCAAAGGCAGCATAATAGACACTGCTTTTAAAAAAGGTGCTATAGACTATATAAAAAAACCTTTTGTCAAAGAAGAACTTCTTCATAAACTTAACAAAATTTTTCCAAAAGAAATAAAAATAAAAAACTATACTCTAAAACCTTCCCAAAGAGTCCTAATTTCAAACAACACTTACTCAATCCTCACAAAAAATGAAGTAAATTTTTTAATGCTCTTCAAAAATAAAGACTTTGCCACTCTTGATGAGATAATAAACGCTACGGGAAAAGAAGGAAATTCGCTTTATATTTTTATTACTAGATTAAAGAAAAAAACGGGAATAGAATTTGAAAATATAAAGGGATACGGATACAAAATAAAAACTTAA
- a CDS encoding HAD-IIA family hydrolase codes for MRGYFIDIQGTLIDDKNFLPLPGAVEFLKYLNSKKIPFILLTNNTKRDSKEFIDYLKNLGFEFENYLDPLMVLDDYVKGKKIAPYGNEKFVELMKKYEIDYKNSDAVVLGIKLFSNEEFADIIEMLLRGSELIGMHKTSLYSKGDKRYPGLGAILEMLKYAVNKDYKVVGKPSATFFNRAKEILGFDYDKITIISDDLYGDLLPAKDLGMKSVLVLSGKIKSPEEITKKPDEIYKNLEDYLRNGVINERT; via the coding sequence ATGAGAGGCTATTTTATTGACATTCAAGGCACTCTCATAGACGATAAAAATTTTTTGCCTCTTCCGGGGGCCGTTGAATTTTTAAAATACCTAAATTCAAAAAAAATTCCTTTTATTCTACTAACGAATAACACCAAAAGAGATTCAAAAGAGTTTATTGATTATTTGAAAAACTTGGGATTTGAATTTGAGAACTATCTCGACCCTTTAATGGTTTTGGACGATTACGTAAAAGGTAAAAAAATAGCGCCTTACGGGAATGAAAAATTCGTAGAGCTTATGAAAAAATATGAAATTGATTATAAAAATTCGGATGCGGTGGTGCTTGGAATAAAGCTTTTTTCAAATGAGGAGTTTGCGGATATTATCGAAATGCTTTTGAGAGGTTCCGAACTTATAGGAATGCATAAGACCTCTTTATATTCGAAAGGTGACAAAAGATATCCGGGACTTGGGGCTATTCTTGAGATGTTAAAATACGCCGTAAATAAAGATTACAAAGTGGTCGGAAAGCCAAGTGCTACGTTTTTTAACAGAGCCAAAGAGATTTTAGGGTTTGATTATGATAAAATAACCATTATAAGCGATGATTTGTACGGAGATTTGCTTCCGGCAAAAGATTTGGGAATGAAAAGCGTGCTTGTTTTAAGCGGAAAAATAAAATCGCCTGAAGAGATAACAAAAAAACCGGATGAGATATATAAAAATCTTGAAGACTATTTAAGAAACGGAGTGATAAATGAGCGAACTTGA
- the fliH gene encoding flagellar assembly protein FliH, with amino-acid sequence MSRIVNGGKSDRHIVKPYQFKSLDDVKNEDNEFKKVDFSAETKKPQEENDPSVTQNSPAPDSEVVERLLEKIEELSNNIIKSQMEFEKEIKNCYNKCEEEKQKIYNEVYEKAKQEAKAECEAMLNETKKLYEDSIAKLQEVNKKFEEQINNLEKELTSVALDMAKEIIQKELSKDSNSVAHALAKSLMEDLKEASKITLKVNPKNAEFLKGKFDNIEIIPDEAVKEGGVVILSDIGNIDGNIHERFKALKEAIEGNE; translated from the coding sequence TTGAGTAGAATAGTAAATGGTGGAAAAAGTGATAGACATATTGTGAAACCGTACCAGTTTAAAAGTCTTGATGATGTTAAAAATGAGGATAACGAATTTAAAAAGGTTGATTTTTCAGCCGAAACCAAAAAACCTCAAGAAGAAAACGACCCTTCTGTTACCCAAAACTCACCTGCACCAGATTCCGAAGTAGTCGAGAGACTTCTTGAAAAGATAGAAGAACTTTCGAATAATATAATCAAATCTCAAATGGAATTTGAAAAAGAGATAAAAAACTGTTATAACAAGTGCGAGGAAGAAAAACAAAAAATTTATAACGAAGTCTATGAAAAAGCAAAGCAAGAAGCAAAAGCCGAGTGTGAGGCTATGCTAAATGAAACGAAAAAATTATATGAAGATTCTATTGCTAAACTTCAGGAAGTGAATAAAAAATTTGAAGAGCAAATTAATAATTTGGAAAAAGAACTTACATCCGTAGCTCTTGATATGGCAAAAGAGATTATTCAAAAAGAGCTTAGCAAAGATTCAAACTCCGTAGCTCATGCACTTGCTAAATCTTTAATGGAGGATTTAAAAGAAGCAAGTAAAATTACTTTAAAAGTAAATCCGAAAAATGCGGAATTTTTAAAAGGAAAATTTGATAATATAGAGATAATTCCGGATGAAGCCGTTAAAGAGGGCGGTGTTGTGATTTTGAGCGATATAGGAAATATAGACGGGAATATTCATGAGAGATTTAAAGCACTAAAAGAAGCAATAGAAGGGAATGAATGA
- the fliG gene encoding flagellar motor switch protein FliG, whose amino-acid sequence MALSPQQQAILDELSMAEKIAILLIQLGEDLTAQIFSYMDVEAITEISKYIATAKAIDKAVAAAVLEEFYVIFQSNQYIASGGLDYAKEILYKALGPEEAKKVLDRLAKSLQSEQTFGFLQKVKPQQLADFIVNEHPQTIALILAHMDPTSAAETLSYFPDEVRAEVLMRMSNLGDISPAVIKKVSAILETKLESLTGYKVEIGGVRFVAEIFNRLGQKAAKTTLKYIEQLNNDLAEEIKEKMFTFEDILKLDNTAIREILKEVDKNTLMVALKGAPEELKQKFLANMSQRAAAAFEEEMQFLGPVKVKEVEAAQRKVIEIVQKLAEEGKVSIGAEEEVIE is encoded by the coding sequence ATGGCGCTCTCACCACAACAACAGGCAATTTTAGACGAACTTTCAATGGCTGAAAAAATAGCTATTTTGTTAATTCAATTAGGAGAAGATTTAACGGCGCAGATTTTTTCATATATGGATGTCGAGGCGATAACGGAAATTTCAAAATATATCGCAACGGCAAAAGCTATAGATAAGGCGGTGGCCGCAGCTGTCTTAGAAGAGTTTTATGTCATTTTCCAATCAAATCAATATATTGCAAGCGGCGGTCTTGATTATGCAAAAGAGATTCTTTACAAAGCATTGGGGCCTGAAGAAGCGAAAAAAGTTCTTGACAGACTTGCAAAATCTCTTCAAAGCGAACAGACTTTCGGATTTTTACAAAAAGTCAAACCTCAACAGCTTGCGGATTTTATCGTAAACGAGCACCCTCAAACAATCGCACTTATTTTAGCGCATATGGACCCTACGAGCGCGGCTGAGACGCTTAGTTATTTTCCGGATGAAGTAAGAGCGGAAGTTTTGATGAGGATGAGTAATTTAGGAGATATTTCGCCGGCTGTGATTAAAAAAGTTAGTGCTATTTTAGAAACCAAACTCGAATCTCTAACAGGCTATAAAGTCGAAATCGGAGGAGTTAGATTCGTTGCTGAAATTTTTAACCGCTTAGGTCAAAAAGCGGCTAAAACAACCCTTAAATATATCGAGCAGCTAAATAACGACTTGGCAGAAGAGATTAAAGAAAAGATGTTTACTTTCGAAGATATTCTAAAACTCGACAACACAGCTATTCGCGAAATTTTAAAAGAGGTTGATAAAAACACTCTTATGGTGGCTTTAAAAGGTGCGCCTGAAGAGCTTAAACAAAAATTTTTAGCGAATATGTCTCAAAGAGCGGCAGCTGCGTTTGAAGAGGAGATGCAGTTTTTAGGGCCTGTTAAAGTAAAAGAAGTTGAAGCTGCTCAAAGAAAAGTTATAGAAATAGTTCAAAAACTTGCCGAAGAAGGTAAAGTAAGTATCGGAGCGGAGGAAGAGGTAATTGAGTAG
- the msrA gene encoding peptide-methionine (S)-S-oxide reductase MsrA — protein MAKAVFGGGCFWCLDAVFRRVRGVKDVVVGYAGGRRPNPTYEQVCTGVTGHAEVVMIDYDENEITYDKLLDIFFDIHDPTQLNRQGNDVGTQYRSIILYLNDEQKEKALKKIEELKNKGINVVTEVKPLEKFYEAEEYHQNYFAKNPNQPYCAYVVAHKVMKFLEKYGN, from the coding sequence ATGGCAAAAGCGGTATTTGGGGGAGGGTGTTTTTGGTGTTTGGACGCGGTTTTTAGAAGAGTGAGAGGAGTTAAGGACGTTGTAGTCGGATATGCCGGAGGCAGAAGACCGAATCCGACTTACGAGCAGGTATGCACTGGCGTTACCGGGCATGCGGAAGTTGTGATGATAGATTACGACGAAAACGAAATTACTTACGATAAACTTCTTGATATTTTCTTTGATATCCACGACCCGACTCAATTAAACAGACAGGGCAACGACGTGGGTACACAGTATCGCTCGATTATTTTGTATCTAAACGATGAGCAAAAAGAAAAAGCGCTTAAAAAAATAGAAGAGCTAAAAAATAAAGGCATTAACGTAGTGACGGAAGTAAAACCTCTTGAGAAGTTTTACGAAGCGGAGGAGTATCATCAAAACTACTTCGCCAAAAATCCAAATCAGCCGTATTGTGCGTATGTCGTAGCACATAAAGTTATGAAATTTTTGGAAAAATACGGAAATTAA
- the fliF gene encoding flagellar basal-body MS-ring/collar protein FliF, with the protein MNFEALFKQIIDFFNRLNKTQKYIIIGSIVAVIAIISFLVVFNTTSSKKTPGYAILFENLKPQDAALIVQYLDKKQIPYKIPQNGVIEVPKEMVQKVRLDVAAQGLPKSSKVGFELFDKSSFGATDFEQRIKYLRALEGELARTIESIAAVEEAKVNIAIPKPSVFVDKQLPPTASVLIKLRPNMILTPKQIQGIKWLVASAVPGLKPDNVKIVDQYGNPLGENDELTQNNELLKTEMLYRKRMEKALEDKIVSILAPIVGGKDRVVAKVSMDIDFSQVKSKSTIYSPDNVVRSEQTLEESRVGMKPKEVGGVPGVVSNIGPVQGTKGGQVIDKYNKSETTTNYEISTTIKDVKEPFAKIKRITAAVVVDGHYKDVNGTKKYIPLSPLELKNIENLVKNAIGYDPKRGDSVTVSSFEFAKTTASANTTPTGKIMYIMENYLGPFAPVFKYLFLAIVLFVFYKKVITPFTQKMLEVKVEEEELPKPELEINEEELETTYDKIKELKEKVEQQLGISSDLNEEELKYEVLLERITKMVEENTEQVAKVLENLIKEEHPEGT; encoded by the coding sequence TTGAATTTTGAGGCTCTTTTTAAGCAGATAATAGATTTTTTCAATAGACTTAACAAAACTCAAAAATATATTATTATCGGTAGTATTGTCGCCGTAATTGCGATAATCTCCTTTTTGGTGGTTTTTAACACCACCTCTTCTAAAAAAACTCCCGGATACGCTATTTTATTCGAAAATCTAAAACCTCAAGATGCCGCTTTAATCGTGCAATATCTCGATAAAAAACAGATTCCTTATAAAATCCCTCAAAACGGAGTTATCGAAGTACCTAAAGAGATGGTACAAAAAGTAAGACTTGACGTAGCCGCTCAAGGGCTTCCGAAATCGAGCAAAGTGGGATTCGAGCTTTTTGATAAGAGTTCGTTCGGGGCAACGGATTTCGAGCAGAGGATAAAATATCTAAGAGCTCTTGAGGGTGAGCTTGCAAGGACTATCGAATCGATAGCGGCAGTGGAAGAAGCCAAAGTTAATATCGCTATTCCCAAACCTTCGGTTTTTGTAGATAAACAGCTGCCTCCTACGGCTTCGGTGTTGATAAAACTCAGACCGAATATGATACTTACTCCAAAACAGATTCAAGGAATCAAATGGCTTGTGGCTTCGGCCGTGCCCGGATTAAAACCCGATAATGTAAAAATAGTCGACCAATACGGAAATCCTCTTGGAGAAAATGACGAGCTGACTCAAAATAACGAACTTTTAAAAACCGAAATGCTTTATAGAAAAAGAATGGAAAAAGCTCTTGAAGATAAAATCGTATCGATTTTAGCGCCAATTGTAGGTGGAAAAGATAGAGTAGTTGCAAAAGTTTCTATGGATATAGATTTTTCACAAGTAAAATCAAAATCCACTATCTATTCACCCGATAACGTCGTAAGAAGCGAACAGACGTTAGAAGAGAGCCGTGTGGGTATGAAGCCTAAAGAAGTGGGCGGAGTGCCCGGAGTTGTGAGTAATATCGGTCCCGTACAAGGAACAAAAGGCGGACAGGTTATAGATAAATACAATAAAAGCGAAACTACTACCAATTATGAAATCTCAACGACGATAAAAGACGTAAAAGAGCCTTTTGCAAAGATTAAGAGAATTACGGCAGCCGTCGTAGTGGACGGACATTATAAAGACGTAAACGGTACTAAAAAATATATTCCTCTAAGCCCGCTTGAACTGAAAAACATTGAAAACTTAGTAAAAAACGCTATCGGATACGACCCGAAAAGAGGCGATAGCGTAACCGTTAGCAGTTTTGAATTTGCAAAAACCACGGCAAGTGCCAATACGACTCCTACAGGAAAAATTATGTATATTATGGAAAATTATTTAGGACCGTTTGCACCGGTGTTTAAGTATCTGTTTTTGGCAATCGTGTTGTTTGTTTTTTACAAAAAAGTAATTACTCCGTTTACTCAAAAAATGCTTGAGGTTAAAGTCGAAGAAGAAGAACTTCCGAAACCTGAACTTGAAATAAACGAAGAAGAACTTGAGACTACTTATGATAAAATAAAAGAACTAAAAGAAAAAGTAGAGCAACAGCTCGGTATTAGCAGCGATTTAAACGAAGAAGAGTTAAAATACGAAGTATTGCTTGAGAGAATTACGAAAATGGTAGAAGAAAACACCGAACAAGTTGCGAAAGTACTTGAAAACTTAATCAAAGAAGAACATCCGGAAGGAACATAA
- the hisC gene encoding histidinol-phosphate transaminase codes for MFEKLKDLKVYEAGKPIELVVREFGIKPNEIIKLASNENPYGPSPKVIEAVKNIAHLMHRYPDDSFFELKEGLAKKFSLEDKNFIIGAGSDQVLEFAIHGVAPKKVLMAGITFAMYEIYSKQVGAEILKTPSSMHNLDEFLEIYKKEKPEIIFLCVPNNPLGECLDADEVYDFIEKIDNDTLVIVDGAYQEFAAYKDAKKALDVKRLISYPNVLYTGTFSKAYGLGGMRVGYGIANEEIIRNLHKLRPPFNITTLSLKAALEALKDEEWVRMGIENNFKEMQKYIDFAREKGFNYIDSFTNFIVLYIPQSTEIADKLLKRGIIVRNMASYGFDALRITIGKPEENDKVINTLREIS; via the coding sequence ATGTTTGAAAAACTAAAAGATTTAAAAGTCTATGAAGCCGGAAAACCGATAGAGCTTGTTGTAAGAGAATTCGGAATAAAGCCTAATGAAATTATCAAACTTGCAAGCAATGAAAATCCATACGGCCCGTCTCCTAAAGTAATAGAAGCGGTAAAAAATATCGCTCATTTGATGCATAGATATCCTGATGATAGTTTTTTCGAGCTCAAAGAGGGGCTTGCTAAAAAATTTTCTTTGGAGGATAAAAATTTTATAATAGGTGCAGGAAGCGACCAAGTACTTGAATTCGCAATTCACGGAGTAGCTCCGAAAAAAGTACTGATGGCGGGTATTACTTTTGCAATGTATGAGATTTATTCCAAACAAGTAGGCGCCGAAATTTTAAAAACACCTTCAAGTATGCATAATCTCGATGAATTTTTGGAAATTTATAAAAAAGAGAAGCCTGAAATTATCTTTTTGTGCGTACCGAACAATCCTCTTGGAGAATGTTTGGATGCCGATGAGGTGTATGATTTTATAGAAAAAATAGATAACGACACTTTGGTGATAGTTGACGGGGCTTATCAAGAGTTTGCGGCATATAAAGACGCAAAAAAAGCACTTGATGTTAAAAGACTCATTTCATATCCGAATGTTTTATATACGGGGACGTTTAGTAAAGCCTACGGACTTGGCGGAATGAGAGTTGGATATGGAATAGCAAACGAAGAGATTATAAGAAATCTTCACAAACTAAGACCGCCTTTTAATATTACCACTTTATCTTTGAAAGCGGCTCTTGAAGCGTTAAAAGATGAAGAGTGGGTGAGAATGGGAATTGAAAATAATTTCAAAGAAATGCAAAAATATATTGATTTTGCGAGAGAAAAAGGGTTTAATTATATAGATAGTTTTACTAACTTTATCGTTTTATACATTCCACAATCGACTGAAATAGCAGATAAACTTCTAAAAAGAGGTATTATTGTCAGAAATATGGCGAGTTACGGATTTGATGCACTGAGAATTACGATAGGAAAACCTGAGGAAAACGACAAAGTAATAAATACGTTGAGGGAGATTAGTTGA
- a CDS encoding metallophosphoesterase family protein, producing the protein MKIAYKSDIHLDFWVKEKNRNKIKDFIKNILFPKTADVLIIAGDLGHDNLQNALFLEEIKKYYGVVLVTFGNHDLYLLDEESLNKYKTSHARLSELKEYIRFIEGVYFLDGDIADVAGMKILGAGGWYDFSYAVRHGISLEVIRGQWEVIMRDAKYIHPKIDPPTFSSFEKEKIRSFIYDADIVFTHVPPLYIKCFDDVLMNSFYTFYGYDLFANNVKYWIFGHCHQAHDFYYDTVRFLSSPLGYPVGRRGEFGIRDLNINLKG; encoded by the coding sequence ATGAAAATAGCGTATAAAAGCGATATTCACCTTGATTTTTGGGTAAAAGAAAAAAACCGAAATAAAATCAAAGATTTTATAAAAAACATTCTTTTTCCCAAAACTGCGGATGTTTTAATAATTGCCGGCGATTTGGGGCATGACAATTTACAAAACGCCCTTTTTTTAGAAGAGATAAAAAAATATTACGGCGTTGTTTTGGTGACATTCGGTAACCACGACCTTTATCTTTTGGATGAGGAATCTCTTAATAAATACAAAACATCCCACGCAAGACTTAGCGAGCTGAAAGAGTATATCCGTTTTATCGAAGGGGTTTATTTTTTGGACGGAGACATCGCCGATGTTGCGGGGATGAAGATTTTGGGTGCCGGAGGATGGTATGATTTTAGCTATGCGGTTAGGCATGGTATTTCTCTTGAAGTGATAAGAGGGCAGTGGGAAGTTATAATGAGAGACGCCAAATATATCCACCCGAAAATCGACCCTCCTACTTTTTCATCTTTTGAAAAGGAAAAAATCAGAAGTTTTATTTATGATGCCGATATCGTTTTTACTCACGTACCTCCGCTTTATATCAAATGTTTTGATGATGTGCTTATGAATAGCTTTTATACATTCTACGGATACGATTTGTTTGCGAATAATGTAAAATATTGGATATTCGGACATTGTCATCAAGCTCACGATTTTTATTACGATACGGTTAGGTTTCTTAGCTCTCCGCTCGGATATCCTGTCGGCAGAAGAGGGGAGTTTGGGATTAGAGATTTAAATATTAACTTAAAAGGATAA
- the dxs gene encoding 1-deoxy-D-xylulose-5-phosphate synthase, translating to MNIKSYSLQELENLAEKIRKRILEVVSAKGGHLSSTLGAVELIIGMHYVFDVEKDPFIFDVSHQAYAHKLLTDRWEKFDTLRQFGGISGYTKPSESKYDYFSAGHSSTSISIAVGAAKAIKLKKEDRTPVVLIGDGAMSAGMVYEALNELGYLKLPVVIILNDNEMSIGKPIGAISKYLTRLKAGKFYQNFKEKFKKILEAAPEDLKYTAKKVEEFFSVNGIWFEEMGLEYIGPIDGHNLEEIIETLKIAKELKKPVVVHAKTIKGKGYKQAEGYYEHWHGVGPFDLKTGEPLKKSSLSATKVYAQKLLEIAKKDERVVGVTAAMPSGTGMKELMQAFPHRFWDVGIAEQHAVTSMAPMAKEGFKPFVAIYSTFLQRGYDQIIHDVCLDNYPVRFAIDRAGIVGADGETHQGVFDIGYLRILPNITLFAPRDFETLKKAVEFAYNFDKGPSAFRYPRGAFVLPDGVFEASVFELGKGEILVQNDEIMLIAYGNGVGKAYKVHKELEKRGIKTGILDLRFVKPFDKELLRSLKAKKWYVISDNAKEGGIAEMLDSFANEENLNVKIESFEYPDKFIPHGSVDEVERFLGVDYLSIAEKIADENSV from the coding sequence ATGAATATAAAAAGTTATAGTTTGCAAGAGCTTGAAAATTTAGCTGAAAAGATTAGAAAAAGAATTTTGGAAGTCGTATCCGCTAAAGGAGGACATTTAAGTTCGACTTTGGGAGCGGTGGAACTTATAATCGGTATGCATTATGTTTTTGACGTTGAAAAGGACCCTTTTATTTTTGACGTCTCTCATCAGGCGTACGCTCATAAGCTATTGACCGACAGATGGGAAAAATTCGATACTTTAAGACAATTCGGAGGCATTAGTGGATATACGAAGCCGAGTGAAAGTAAATACGACTATTTTAGTGCGGGGCACTCTTCTACGTCTATTTCTATAGCGGTAGGAGCCGCAAAAGCTATCAAACTTAAAAAAGAGGATAGAACGCCTGTCGTTTTAATCGGTGATGGCGCTATGAGTGCGGGTATGGTCTATGAAGCTCTAAACGAGCTTGGATATTTGAAACTGCCGGTTGTAATTATTTTAAACGATAACGAAATGAGTATCGGAAAGCCTATAGGGGCTATCAGTAAATATTTAACTCGTCTAAAAGCCGGAAAGTTTTATCAAAATTTCAAAGAAAAATTCAAAAAAATCCTTGAAGCCGCACCTGAAGATTTGAAATACACCGCAAAAAAAGTCGAAGAGTTTTTTAGTGTTAACGGAATTTGGTTTGAAGAGATGGGGCTTGAGTATATCGGTCCTATCGACGGGCATAATTTAGAAGAGATAATCGAAACTTTAAAAATTGCAAAAGAGCTTAAAAAGCCTGTCGTAGTACATGCAAAAACAATTAAAGGAAAAGGCTACAAACAAGCCGAGGGGTATTACGAACATTGGCACGGAGTCGGGCCTTTTGATTTGAAAACGGGAGAGCCTCTTAAAAAATCGTCTTTAAGCGCTACGAAAGTGTATGCGCAAAAGCTTCTTGAAATTGCAAAAAAAGACGAAAGAGTGGTAGGAGTTACGGCCGCAATGCCAAGCGGTACCGGGATGAAAGAGCTTATGCAAGCGTTTCCGCATAGATTTTGGGATGTAGGAATTGCCGAACAACACGCCGTAACCTCTATGGCTCCTATGGCAAAAGAGGGGTTTAAGCCGTTTGTTGCTATATATTCTACGTTTTTGCAAAGAGGATACGACCAGATTATTCATGACGTTTGTCTTGATAATTATCCCGTTAGATTCGCTATTGATAGAGCGGGGATAGTCGGGGCTGACGGAGAGACTCATCAGGGAGTTTTCGATATCGGATATTTAAGAATCTTGCCTAATATCACTCTTTTTGCGCCAAGAGACTTCGAAACTCTCAAAAAAGCTGTCGAATTTGCATATAACTTCGACAAAGGACCGAGTGCGTTTAGGTATCCAAGAGGTGCGTTTGTATTGCCTGATGGGGTTTTTGAAGCGAGCGTTTTCGAGCTTGGAAAAGGTGAAATTTTAGTTCAAAACGATGAAATTATGCTTATAGCCTACGGCAACGGAGTAGGAAAAGCTTACAAAGTGCATAAAGAGCTTGAAAAAAGAGGTATAAAAACGGGAATTTTGGATTTGAGGTTTGTAAAACCTTTTGATAAAGAGCTTTTAAGAAGCCTGAAAGCTAAAAAATGGTATGTAATAAGCGACAACGCAAAAGAGGGCGGAATTGCCGAAATGCTCGATAGTTTCGCAAACGAAGAAAACCTTAACGTTAAAATCGAAAGCTTCGAATATCCTGATAAGTTCATACCGCACGGAAGTGTCGATGAGGTCGAGAGATTTTTGGGTGTGGATTATTTGAGTATAGCGGAAAAAATAGCCGATGAAAATAGCGTATAA
- the pheA gene encoding prephenate dehydratase has translation MSELEKKLLVLRKKIDEIDNEILTLLNKRMEIVKEVGELKNNTNAPIYRPEREKEIIQRLTNLSKQQNGVLGEDEIKAIFLEIFAISRSLERKERIAFLGPEGTFTHQAAESRFGANARYLSLLNIEAVFKSVANKESKYGVVPIENNTEGVVGITLDSLKKYGVKIVAEICMEIHHSFASMQDDLKKIKRIYSHPQAYNQCLGFLETHGLLDVEFIPTESTAKAAELAKNDENSGAICSKIAAKLYNVPLLFEKIEDNKSNRTRFIIISDFKTQKSGNDKTSVIAKTSHKTGALFELLKKFKDKNINLLKIESRPNKDDTFNTWFYIDFEGHIDDEKVKELIESENMIWLGSYLRDC, from the coding sequence ATGAGCGAACTTGAAAAGAAGCTTTTAGTACTTAGAAAAAAGATTGATGAAATAGATAACGAAATATTAACTCTTTTGAATAAAAGAATGGAAATCGTAAAGGAAGTCGGTGAACTAAAAAACAACACAAACGCCCCTATTTACAGACCCGAAAGAGAAAAAGAGATAATCCAAAGGCTTACGAATTTAAGCAAACAGCAAAACGGAGTATTGGGTGAAGACGAGATAAAAGCCATATTTTTAGAGATTTTTGCAATTTCCCGCTCACTTGAGAGAAAAGAGAGAATCGCCTTTTTAGGACCTGAGGGGACATTTACTCACCAAGCGGCCGAGAGTAGATTCGGAGCGAACGCAAGATATCTCTCACTTCTTAATATCGAAGCGGTTTTTAAATCGGTAGCCAATAAGGAATCAAAATACGGAGTAGTGCCTATTGAAAACAATACCGAAGGGGTTGTGGGTATTACTCTTGATAGTTTGAAAAAATACGGAGTGAAAATAGTAGCCGAAATTTGCATGGAGATACATCACTCTTTTGCTTCTATGCAAGACGATTTGAAAAAAATAAAAAGAATCTATTCTCATCCTCAAGCTTATAATCAATGTCTCGGGTTTTTGGAAACTCACGGACTTTTGGATGTGGAATTCATACCTACCGAATCTACGGCAAAAGCTGCCGAACTTGCAAAAAACGATGAAAATTCAGGAGCTATTTGCTCTAAAATAGCGGCGAAATTATACAACGTGCCTTTGCTTTTTGAAAAAATTGAAGACAATAAATCAAACAGAACCCGTTTTATTATTATCAGCGATTTCAAAACTCAAAAATCAGGCAACGACAAAACGAGCGTAATCGCAAAAACATCTCATAAAACGGGGGCTTTGTTTGAGCTTTTAAAAAAATTCAAAGACAAAAACATCAATCTTTTAAAAATAGAATCACGCCCGAATAAAGACGATACATTTAATACTTGGTTTTATATAGATTTCGAGGGTCATATTGACGATGAAAAAGTAAAAGAGCTGATTGAATCGGAAAATATGATTTGGCTTGGTAGTTATCTTAGGGATTGTTGA